From one Oncorhynchus clarkii lewisi isolate Uvic-CL-2024 chromosome 6, UVic_Ocla_1.0, whole genome shotgun sequence genomic stretch:
- the LOC139411581 gene encoding wee1-like protein kinase 1-A: MFVGMSPKMGPIRQRLDFNQSDGEDDGNNSTGAESSLAEMDSLVQSPRHNSNLNQAVCNGTTKTATAEDRVEHWDEGFGCLFPLKSPGTDLMRGSPSLSKGSRPYYNSSSPEFSDNQDGSSPIPDCPDTLPHKTFRKLRLFDVPHTPKSLLSRAVATGSTVCRVGIGVYMNRDSTGRLHTDSRSRHAPMININPFTPDSLLIQAAMLQRNNRKRSHRNDSCGEDMEASDAECEEDIIPPSKRMTLLDSNMISRYATEFHELEKIGSGEFGSVFKCVKRLDGCIYAIKRSKKPLAGSVDEQNALREVYAHAVLGQHPHVVRYYSAWSEDDHMLIQNEYCNGGTLADVVSENYRTMRFFSELDLKDLLLQVARGLKYIHSTSLVHMDIKPSNIFLSRKTVVCVDEFDDEEGPNRNVVYKIGDLGHVTRMDNPQVEEGDSRYLVNEVLQEDYRNLTRADIFALALTVVSASGAEPLPTNGDKWHDIRQGKLPAIPQVLSQEFPSLLKLMIHPDPASRPSASSLTKHPVLLTASRMSADQLRVELNAEKFKNALLQKELKKAQQAKVAAEEKFLISDRVLTRSTLRSSRSSRLIGKKMNRSVSLTIY; encoded by the exons ATGTTCGTCGGTATGTCCCCGAAGATGGGACCTATTCGACAGAGACTAGACTTCAACCAGAGTGACGGAGAGGACGACGGCAACAACAGCACTGGAGCCGAGTCGAGTCTCGCCGAAATGGACTCCCTAGTGCAATCGCCGAGACACAACTCCAACTTAAACCAAGCCGTCTGTAACGGCACCACGAAGACAGCTACCGCGGAGGATCGCGTTGAACATTGGGATGAGGGATTTGGATGTCTTTTCCCCCTAAAATCACCAGGGACTGACCTGATGAGGGGGTCCCCTTCTCTGAGTAAAGGGTCCCGGCCCTACTACAACAGCTCGTCCCCTGAGTTTTCCGACAATCAGGATGGAAGCTCTCCCATTCCAGATTGTCCCGACACACTGCCCCATAAAACCTTCAGAAAACTCCGACTATTTGATGTCCCCCACACACCTAAG AGTTTGTTGTCCAGAGCAGTGGCCACAGGATCCACAGTCTGCCGGGTAGGAATAGGTGTCTACATGAATAGGGACTCAACAGGAAGACTGCACACAGACAGCAGGAGTAGACATGCACCCATGATCAACATCAATCCATTTACCCCCGACTCATTACTGATCCAGGCAGCAATGTTACAAAGGAACAACAGAAAGAGATCACACAGGAATGA CTCATGTGGAGAGGACATGGAAGCCAGTGATGCAGAGTGTGAAGAGGACATCATTCCACCATCAAAG AGAATGACTCTTCTGGATAGCAACATGATATCAAGATATGCCACAGAGTTTCATGAGCTGGAGAAGATAGGATCTGGGGAGTTTGGCTCTGTCTTCAAATGTGTGAAAAGACTCGATGGCTGCATCTATGCCATCAAACGCTCAAAGAAGCCCCTCGCTGGATCTGTAGACGA ACAGAATGCACTCCGGGAGGTGTATGCCCACGCGGTCTTGGGGCAGCACCCCCATGTAGTGAGGTACTACTCTGCCTGGTCAGAGGACGACCACATGCTCATACAGAATGAGTACTGTAACGGCGGCACACTGGCAGACGTGGTCTCAGAGAACTACAGAACCATGCGCTTCTTCTCTGAGCTGGACCTTAAGGACCTTCTCCTTCAGGTGGCCCGTGGACTGAAGTACATTCACTCCACCTCTCTGGTTCACATGGACATCAAGCCAA GCAACATCTTCTTATCCCGGAAGACTGTGGTGTGTGTTGATGAATTTGACGATGAGGAAGGACCAAATAGAAATGTTGTTTACAAAATAG GTGATCTTGGCCATGTGACCAGAATGGACAATCCTCAAGTTGAAGAAGGGGACAGCAGGTACCTGGTCAATGAAGTCTTACAAGAG GACTATAGAAACCTCACCAGGGCAGAtatttttgccctagcactgaCTGTGGTCAGTGCCTCAGGAGCTGAACCACTCCCAACCAATGGTGACAAGTGGCATGACATCAGACAAGGAAAACTACCTGCGATACCTCAAGTGCTCTCACAGGAATTCCCAAGTTTACTGAAG TTGATGATCCACCCTGACCCTGCCAGTAGGCCGTCTGCGTCTTCCCTCACCAAACATCCcgtcctcctcactgcctcccgcATGAGCGCTGACCAGCTCCGCGTGGAACTCAACGCAGAGAAGTTCAAAAATGCGCTACTGCAGAA GGAGCTGAAAAAGGCCCAGCAAGCCAAAGTAGCTGCAGAGGAGAAGTTTCTGATCTCAGATAGGGTCCTGACGCGCTCCACCCTCCGGTCCAGCAGGAGCTCCAGGCTCATCGGCAAGAAGATGAACCGCTCAGTCAGCCTGACCATCTATTGA